A single window of Ovis canadensis isolate MfBH-ARS-UI-01 breed Bighorn chromosome 15, ARS-UI_OviCan_v2, whole genome shotgun sequence DNA harbors:
- the LOC138420721 gene encoding olfactory receptor 5M3, with protein MLNFTDVTEFILLGLTSCREWQVLFFVIFLLVYMITVVGNIGMILLIKVSPQLSSPMYFFLSHLSFVDVWFSSNVTPKMLENLLSETKTISYAGCLVQCFFFIALVHVEVFILAVMAFDRHMAIGNPLLYGSKMSRTVCIRLISFPYVYGFLISLVSTLWTYGLYFCGKIEINHFYCADPPLIKMAGAGTFVKEYTMITLAGINFAYSLTAVVLSYLFILIAILRMNSAEGRRKAFSTCGSHVTAVIIFYRTLIFMYLRRPTEESVERGKMVAVFCTTVVPMLNPMIYSLRNKDVKEAMSKVIGRTILTK; from the coding sequence ATGCTCAACTTCACGGATGTGACAGAGTTTATTCTTTTGGGACTAACCAGTTGTCGGGAATGGCAAGTTCTCTTCTTTGTCATTTTCCTGCTGGTCTACATGATCACTGTGGTGGGTAATATCGGCATGATCCTGTTAATTAAGGTCAGTCCCCAACTCAGCAGCCCCATGTACTTTTTTTTGAGTCATTTGTCATTTGTTGATGTGTGGTTTTCTTCCAATGTTACTCCTAAAATGCTGGAAAACCTGTTATCAGAGACAAAAACGATTTCTTATGCTGGCTGTTTGGtacaatgtttcttttttattgctctTGTCCATGTAGAAGTTTTTATTCTTGCTGTGATGGCCTTTGATAGACACATGGCCATTGGGAACCCTTTGCTCTATGGCAGCAAAATGTCAAGGACTGTCTGTATCCGACTGATTTCTTTCCCTTATGTGTATGGTTTTCTGATTAGTCTGGTATCAACATTATGGACCTATGGCTTGTACTTCTGTGGGAAGATTGAGATCAACCACTTCTACTGTGCGGACCCACCTCTCATCAAAATGGCCGGTGCTGGAACCTTTGTAAAAGAATATACCATGATCACCCTTGCCGGCATTAATTTCGCATATTCTCTGACTGCAGTTGTCTTATCTTACCTGTTCATCCTCATTGCCATTCTGCGGATGAACTCGGCGGAAGGCAGGCGCAAGGCCTTTTCCACCTGCGGGTCCCATGTGACAGCGGTCATCATATTCTACAGAACCCTTATCTTCATGTATCTCAGACGTCCCACAGAGGAGTCTGTGGAGCGGGGGAAGATGGTGGCCGTGTTTTGCACCACGGTggtccccatgctgaaccccatGATCTACAGTCTGAGGAACAAGGATGTGAAAGAGGCCATGAGCAAAGTGATCGGCAGGACAATTTTAACAAAGTAA